CTTTTTgcatattttgtttattatgcACTTAGCTGTGGCGACTAACGGTGAGAATCGAGGCAGTCTTTCCAGGTACGTAGCCGAGTTAGCTTGTTAGCCATTTTGCTTTGGGCCCAGTTTGAAAATAACTTGGGCTCAACTTTATATTGTAGTAAAAATATTTACTCGAACAGTTgttcttttatatattttaggtAATGCATATTTTGTTACGTATTATTAGCTATGTATAGCTATATAACGACGTTAAATTAGTATTTTTATTGTGGTTAAAGGAGACGTCGGGGACCGTTTGGCGGAAGTACCCCGAAGATAAATATGATCACCAGGAAACGGGGACGCATCGGCGAAAATGGGAGAAATGGAGCAAGGAGTCCCGCGACCGCAGCGTTCCGGGAGCCCGCAGAGACGACTGACAGCCAGCAGGCATCTGTCTGTCAGCAGTTTTCGTCAGAAAGCGAAGACGCATCCGGCTTGGACCTGGAGGATTTCCTGGGCTTGGACGGCCTGAACTGGACCCTGGACGATGACGCGCTGTCGCCGCTTCTCGACATAACAAGGGCCACCAGCGCGAATGCCGACGGAGACGACGAGGCGGAAATCGGAGCTTCGCCTTCGCGGATAGAGGAGTTCTGCGCCCCCCTGAAGATCAGAGGTCCTGCTCAGAAAATCCAGAAGCTAGATGAGAGCTTCCCCGGGCGGATCAACAAGAACGCAATTGCTGCGAGAATGAACCGCCTTAAGAAGAAAGAATACGTGAGCGGGTTGGAGAAGAAAGTTGGCGCTTTGGTAACTGAAAACTGTAGCCTTAGGCAGGAAAACTCAAAATTGAACAAAAGAGTGGAGGAACTGGAAGACGAGACAAGGTATCTGAGGGCCGTGCTGGCCAACGAAAGCATGTTAGCCCAGCTGTTATCCAGACTGAGCGGTGTGAATGGCATGAAATTGTCTACCTCGCTTTTCCAGGAGTCCAACAAGAATGACCACGACTATGCCCTACCTAGAAAGAGGGTAAAGGTGGACGAGAAGGAGACTGCGGGTGGCATCTGCCTGCACGTCGATACGAACCACGTCTCAGTGGAATTCTGCAGTAAATGCGCGGAGAGCGCAAGCTCATCACTTAAAATGTAGGGTCAAGTAACTTTAATTCTTCTCTTTATCCCCCCCGTCGCGAGACTGAACTTGGAGGAAAAAAGTTAAATGAACATTCAGGGGACAGATGTATGAACTTTTAAACGAGAATGAgcgaaaatgtttttgttttagttcGTTGTAACGATAACATGGTATCCAAGGTGGCGCATGTTTTGAGACAATGTTGCTCACCAGCTTTCCGTACAAGTTACTGCTAAACCTGTTGATAGTTTTCTTCTAGGTGATCTGCCATGGCGGATTGGTGGGTGACTGCACATCCACGACTTCATGACACCATGGTAAGGATCATATACTGAAAGATAAAGCTTTGAAACGCCTCGTGCTGCATAGATTTTTATTTCTGGAGGCCCATGTTGGAGCCATGTTAAGACTATGTAAAATTAACGATGTTAAGTAGGGACAGAAATTATCAGGTTCCATGTAAATTTGCAACTGTAAAAgtgtggcagaggagatgagaaGCTTTGGGCTTCCTGTTTGCCATTCATTCTCATAATCTTGGACTATTGTTAATTTCAGTCCCTCCTATAAAAGGTGATTGTGAAAAGTGCActcaaaaaaaactgtaaacagaGCTCGTGATGAATCTTCTGCTGtaaaatattgtaaatatgGTGAGGCTTCACAAAGAGTTTCTTGCATTATCCACAATAATGATCCGGCTACTAGATTTACATACGTGAGACTTAACAATTCTCCTAAATTCACCTATATAACCAGAATTGGTTGAGTTCTCTTTGTGAAACGTCACTTTTTCTCTGAAGAATGTGTTCATTTAGCATCCTTATCTTTCTTTATGCTAAAGTGGATTCTGCTCTGGGGAATGCTGAAGAAACGGGACCACCTGCTGGCATCTTGGCCTGATATTTGTTAAAAGGTAGTATAAGAGATGGTGTAAGTTTGTGGGTTTTACTGGCATCTCACAGCACCACAACTTTTGAAATATCAAAGTTAACCCATCATGCCTTGGTTTCGTTGATATTTACTGAGGCAGATTTCTTTTCAATGTACACTTGCAGTTGTACAGAAATGGCCAGGTAATTTTGAAATGGTACAATGCAGAGAAAGTCATTTTAAAGCAAAAATGCATTATATTCTGGAAATATTTAGGTGACGTTATACAGGCTTTATTAAGATGTCGCTGGTTTGCATATATAGGTGGGGTTCCTAAGATTGTCACAGAGGAAAATTTTGTGGCAGCCAAAGCCTTTGTCCTGAGTTTCTTTTGTTTCTGTTcaaatgtttaaaatgtaaGCCATGTTTCAATTACTTGAGTTAACACAGAATGATTTCACAATAAATCCCATTTTAATATGCACTTATTTGTGAGTTTTAGTGATTTTATTTAGATTTTGCTCACACCAGATTTGGACGGTTTGTTCAGAGAAATTGGAATTaatatttctctctctctctctttaaaCAGCAAGTTTGATATCTGCAAAGCGTCCTCTAATCTTTTTCTTCATCAAAATGGATAAAGCGTGGTAATGGTATTGCTTTCTGCGGGTCAGATTTTTGCAGTCCTGATGCTCCACTGCATCTCTGTTGCCTTTTAAACTTCGATAATTAACCTTGACTGAGCTGTTGGTTGGATGGATCCATGAAATCAGATCAAGCTAATTGAATGTATGCAAAGATCTTTTCCTGTATGAAATTTGCTGGTCTGCGATAACTTATGGCAAAAAGTGAAAGTGAATACTATCTCATACCTCTGCTAGCCCTACGCTATGATCCTTTAGCTGGTTTCTTGTGCTTCCTGGATGGTTGTATAACTTGCTCCCATACAGTTTTTAATTAGCCATTGATAAGACGTTCAAGTAAGCTGTACTTACGGCTATTTGACTCCTGACAACCTAGAAACATAGTAAACAGCTGTATGCTGATGGAGGTGGCTGGCAggtggatttttacttttttttaccAATATAGGAAAGTATTTTGATTTAATATATAACTGAAGGCTCGATTACTTCAACCTAACTGTGTAACTTTTCATGTTTTAATGAGATGGACAATTTTTAACATCAGCTCAGTCAAATTTAATTATGAGGCAGAATTTTAATTTGAATATTCAGAGTGGACTCCCTGGACTGGGAAACTCTGTTCCAGGACAGTAATTATGAACCGTAGTTCTGCTGGCGTGCAGGTTCTGCGCCTCCAACCGCAACACTGTTTAGATGCGATGGTTTTAGTGTAATTTCTATAGTTTACACAAGTAGATTAAGAACGTGTCTCTACTGCAATTTGGAACAGTAATAAAATTCTTTGATATAACAAGTGATGGGGTGCATTTAGCTAGACACATAGAACCAAATCCATCCTGCTCCTTTTAACATGGAATTTGCTAGCTCTTCCATGCCGACGGTATTTGAGAACTTTTCCGTATTAAAATGCAAATCCTGATTCTGTTCTTGACCTTTTTGTATGAAACTCAAATTTGAGTCTGACAACGGAGACTAATCATTAATTTGGCCCAAAATGTTTATTCCTTGACTCGAGCAAAGAAAGAAAGATATAACAGCGCTAACTGCTGTGCTATCTTTATCAAGCCAACATTGTTGAACCAGTTATTTTGACCAAGAAACTGCAATATTCAAATATCAACTCCAGATACTTAATATACTGCTAAATGTGAAGGAGGATGCTGAGTTTCCCATTTTATATACTGCAAGTCTTGTACATAGCTAATTTGGTATGCTTTGTGTGGGTTTAACAAGATTACGTATATAGGGCCAGCAGTTCACAGAAAACGTATGGAATTATTTGAGAAAAGCATTGCTGTATGTGCAGTTTATAAGAAGAATAATGAACTGAATAAGGTTAAATTTCTTGGTCTCTCCCTTAGGTATAGtatcccttttttaaaaaaattatgcagAACTGCCTgccattatgtattttttagtCAGAATTTCTAGTTTCACAATGAAACTAGAGTAAGTTGCATTTTCCCCTATAGGATCGatcttttttttcttgcctCAATTAATTCTATGGGAGGGTAGACTTAACTCCAGTACAGACATGAGACAATCTGATGGGTTAAGTTTTGCATTTATTCCTTCAGCTCTTCACTGTCTGTTTCAGGTAGCTTCAGCATTTTAACATAGATGTCGTAGTGCTTAGAACTCAAGAAAACCCCAAAAAGAGTCTGCAGGATCACCACGAAGGACATCTTCCTCACAATGGGCTGGGTTACGGCCATCCAAAAGCGGAGTATGTTTCCTTTTCCAGGCATAGGTGCTGTATTATACCTGTTAATTATGTGCATGTTAGATGGTCATTTTTGCTGAAATTCTACAATTAAGTTGACAGTTTAGGTCTgggttgcattttgcttgaatTTATTCCAGCAGCTGTAGTATGATGGGTATATAAATGACGAGGATTTGGGCGCGTTCTCTACCTACCTGGTTGCAAGGCCTGCGTTGACAGGTAAGGCCAACAAGATTGGATATAGGCCACCGCTTACGGCTCCTACGACACCGCCTCTTATCAGTGCGCAGGTTGGACAATTCAGCTCCCCTGGGAACCACATAAACAGTTAACTGGACAAATTCATCGTTACGGACTCGTGTTTCAAAAGTCGTATTGGAAATACCTACCGGACATCAATGAATTAGACACAACACCGTTGTACAACGCCACCGTTGTAAGAAATGGCAGCACGGCCATGGGCAAACATGACGTGATTCGACCCTGAGTGACATTCAGGACCCGCCGAAATAAACTATTGGCAATCAGTCCAGCAAACGCTCCGTTCGCTCCGAGGTATACGGGGCCATAGGCAAACAGCTTCCTGTATAAAGATTAAACACGTTAGACTCATCGTAAACTTATGTACGTGATTAATGAACGTCGCAGAGTAAAGCTACGTACTTGTCTGTGTCTGGAAGCCGTTCGTACTTTTTCAGTAGTAATTCGATGATCAAAGACCTGGGGAGTTTCTCTCCCGATTCCCTTACGAATATGGTATCGTGTGACATCTTGTTATAGATAGAAATATTCAAGTTGACCGCACCTGACGAATgacacaaagaaaaagaaatctatttacatttttatttccaaTTTGAGTTAAAACTTGAAATACATTGTGAAACAAACTCCAAATACGTCAACGTATAAACTTTCGTAACGGAACTACAATTAACCAGTGGTTTGTTCTGCACACACCTGTTATATGTCATTATGtgctaatatttaaaataatgaaaacGCTAAGAGGAAAAAGATACTTAAACTTGAGGCATCTCTGCTGGGCTGACGACAGAAACATGCAATGACCTTGTGGAAAAACCAATTGAGTCCGCTAACAGCTAGAAAAACAAACTCCACTGTTATTTGTACTTACTTATGTTATACCAGCTGCATAATGTCCATCCCTGAAAATTAAACAGCCTTTTCAGCAGCTATAACTCAAAAGCTGACGAGCAGAGCCATCTTACATGTGTCATGTGGGACACGCGTTTCAACTCTCAACCCAAAACCAAGGAAGTGTTTTGCGGCTTGTTATTGGTCGATACTAGCAACAGCGGAATAAAATTTCGCAATGCGATTGGGCGCTGCTACGTCAATCTCAACGGGTGGTAAGCGCCGCCTCTTCGTTGCTAAGGTGAatgggctgctgctgctgttgctgctccTCCTGTTTCGTTGGCAAGGCGCAAGAAATGACATGAAGTGCTGTGACGATGGGACGAGAACAAACTAAACGCCTTTTTGCAACAGAAGCCTCGCAGAAAATATCCTACAAGGAAATTACTTGAAGTGTTTCAAATGCTATAGGTAAATGTAGAGCCACGCTTTTCGGAAGAAACTTGCGCGGTTTGACCGGTAGGTGGCGCACCGACCGGATTAAATGCTCATGCTGGGAAATAGAATAGCTAGTTAGCGAGCTGCTAATTTTAAGCAATGTTTAATCGGGTAGCGTCATACTTGACTCTGCCTACACCGGCTAATTAACTGAATTTAGTAGCCAGTCTCTCTTTTGATAACTGACAGTGTCAGGAGCAGATTATGTCAGTAGTCCGTTATCTAGCAAAGAAAAACGAATATGCTGCCAGGATCAGCGAACTAGCAGCAAAACACTATTAATCAGAAACATGCAGGTCTGTAGGTTCATTGCGTGCTGAAGATGATTTTTTTCCAGGtaatttcacattttaaaacgagtTTGTGTTGTATCGCAGGGTAGCTACATCTGTAGTTTCCGTATCTTGCATATTCTGAACTGGATAGGCTTTCCGCACATTTATTCCAATATTAAAAGTGAATATTTGTCAGTCGGTTCTATAAATGTAAAAGGGTAGCAGGTTAGCACCTTCGGTTGCATGCTGATACTGACAGAGAAGTAAGGTTCTCTGCCGCCAATGAACAGCAGCCTGAATTATTAGTATAATTCAGTGTTTCCTGTGGCATGTATGGTTCCCGTTGCCAGAATTGTTACTGTGCATCACTGTGCCTTTAATGTTGGTTGGGATTGTGGATCgggttttccttttttaaatCCCTGGCTCATCACATGGGGAGGGTCACGGACACTATGCCAGCAAGCAGCTTGAGACCGTGAAGAAGCTACGCCTAAGAATCCCCAGGGGGGAATATATCGCTGAGGCCGGGAAGTCCGATAAAGATGGGGAAGTTTTCCTGAAACTACGTCCCCTTCACTTTTTGCCGACGGAGGAATTTCGCTTTTTGCGCCTGGCGCGTGTCTGCCTGGTGCCACCTGTGTCTGCCAGTCTGATTTGGGAAATACATGCAGCACAGCTGCTCAACTGCAGTAATATTTTACTTTTCAGTTGGACCAGATGGGAACCTCATATTACCTGTGTGACCGTTTCAACAcctaactgttttttttttctccacgtGGCTTCACtcgggaattaaaaaaaaatatgaaagacaACAGAGCGGAGTCATATAAGACTTTGTGTCGAGGGGATCCTCCGTATGTCCGTGTACttcaaacaaaataaacatgcaaAGCCAAACGTTGTATTCCGGCAATCTTTGTTTTTGTAAATGTCGCATTTTGTGTCTCATTGCCAACAACCGAGGACCTGGAACCTGTCATTCATCCTGTCTGACTGAAGTCTTGAGAATATAGCTagctatatatgtacatgtcgAGAAGATATATGAAGTTCCGGTTGCCTCTCTTTGTGCCTGCACGTTTTTAATACGACAAACTCGCCAATAAAAATAACGTTTTAAGAACGGTTTACATAATTGCCTGAGAATTTTATAAATCTCTAAGTTTCCTAGTTTGCAGCAGAGGACGAGAGGGAACTTTTTATGTTGTTTAGCACTAGAATAAACTGAGGATTGCCAAGAAGCAAGGATGCCTGTAAGAAAAAAAGGTGAGTGGATGAGTCAGGCGCCAGTCGATCCTCTGATTTTATCTGTATACACCTTATACAAATAGGAATGGCACcgttatctgtattttagtgtGGCAGTTTCCATGGCTTTTAGGTACAGGAGAGATGCAAACGAAAGTAGGTAGGAAAGGTAGTTTTAGTTCAAAAGCAATCATGGGACGAGTATTAAGTCGTGATCACAGGCTTAACTTTTCCCAGGCCACTGGTTAATTTACAGACAGGTGCAGCTTAGGACTCAATTTCATAGCCCTGCGACAGAGGGAAAATAGTTTTGTTGTTTCTCCCGCGTTTAGATTGGTGTTCGTATGTGTCGCGTAATGTGTCTAATCTATGTTTTAATTGTTTGGGTAGTTATTGTAGTGTTATCGAAGTGTTTTGTGTCTGTGTCAAGCCGCACAGATTTCAAACTGGTGTCATTGTGACGATTAACGACTGGCTTGTACTTTGAAAGACTGTGATTTGTAGgcctatttataaatatatatatatatataagttccTTATACGCTTATATAAGGCTGCTTGTTTGGTAGTTAGGTgaagatttttttaaaccacaataaataaatattttaaaagaactCTAATTAAATGCATCATCTTTAACTTTGGAAGTAAGTCAGATTTGTTTAGATAGTCAGGAGCTTCATTCGATGAAATCCTTTATTATGTAAAATCTTTTTTAAAtagtattttgtattaattTTGACAGATTTGAAAAGTAATCTTCATTTATATGGGGTTATTGATTTCAACAAGTGCCTCTTGTTTGTTCCTCTGTTTTAATTACTCTGGCCCTTCAGAACAAGGCTGCCCAGTGTCTTGACACTTCACTGGTGACTGGCCAAGCGCGGCCCTGTCTCCCATTTACTGGCCCGTGTGACAGAGTGACATCCCCTGCCTGGCTTCTGTGCAGAGCAGATCCTTGATCCAGGCGTAAATCTTTGCTTCACAGCAGTGGCATAGTGTCTCTCTGACAATCAGTGGGAATAACTGCTGATTTTATTCTACCACTGAACATAaacgtctctgtgtctgtggcctTTCAAGATAAATGCTCTTCCAATCGATGACAGGAGAATGGCATGCATTTATTTATCGCTGATGATGCTAAAATgccatattttaaataaaaatgctcATTAAATATCAAACACCTTTTTGAAGTTATTTTATTTAGAGCTACTTTCCACTTAATTTTCACAGTGTTCTGTGGTCAAGATGTCCTGTTAGTGCTTGTGGTCGTGATGTGTGATGGTCCATTAATGTGTGCGTTTCCCTGACCTTTATGTAGATACAGCTCTGGCCTTAGGGCTGTTGGAAGACTACTGCTCCAAACTGAAGACACCAGAGGAACAACAGCTAAAAACTGCCATTCTAAGAGTTATGGGGATCTTCAGAAGCAGCCTTTTTCAAGCACTGCTAGGTAGGTCACAGTGGGAGGCTGATGTCACACCAAAGATGAAGTGCCGGGGCCTTTCTGAGAGAAATATTTACTCTCTTGCACCCAGGAGTGTAGAAATGGCCAAAGTGTGTCAGTATAGGTGCCCAGTCCCCATAACCCAGGCATGAGATATTAATGACCACAGCTGGGTTTTTTTTGTGAGGTGCTATTCTGACCTTGATGCATATAGGTAGATGGTTGGGTGGAAAGAATTCAAGGTGAGTTTACATGATAAGTGTTCAGTTTACCGGGTCTTCTTGGTTGTACCTATTTTTGTAAGTAAGACcaattgggggggggcggggggggtgagTGGTGGGGAGAGGAGGATGTCGAAGTTTAGTTTAATGcactgtttctcaaaccagtgctTAGGGACcctcagacggtccacgtttttgctctctccaaaA
This genomic stretch from Brienomyrus brachyistius isolate T26 chromosome 6, BBRACH_0.4, whole genome shotgun sequence harbors:
- the crebzf gene encoding CREB/ATF bZIP transcription factor, which codes for MITRKRGRIGENGRNGARSPATAAFREPAETTDSQQASVCQQFSSESEDASGLDLEDFLGLDGLNWTLDDDALSPLLDITRATSANADGDDEAEIGASPSRIEEFCAPLKIRGPAQKIQKLDESFPGRINKNAIAARMNRLKKKEYVSGLEKKVGALVTENCSLRQENSKLNKRVEELEDETRYLRAVLANESMLAQLLSRLSGVNGMKLSTSLFQESNKNDHDYALPRKRVKVDEKETAGGICLHVDTNHVSVEFCSKCAESASSSLKM
- the tmem126a gene encoding transmembrane protein 126A, whose protein sequence is MSHDTIFVRESGEKLPRSLIIELLLKKYERLPDTDKKLFAYGPVYLGANGAFAGLIANSLFRRVLNVTQGRITSCLPMAVLPFLTTVALYNGVVSNSLMSGELNCPTCALIRGGVVGAVSGGLYPILLALPVNAGLATRYNTAPMPGKGNILRFWMAVTQPIVRKMSFVVILQTLFGVFLSSKHYDIYVKMLKLPETDSEELKE